The genomic stretch CAGGTTAAGAAAGGAAGAAAAACAAGATGGACACAAACAACAATTGACTTAGACAACCACATCATAGTTCCACAAATAGATTCAAAACCAGACTATCCAGATAGATTTGTTGAGGACTACATTTCAAATTTTACCAAAACACCTCTAGACATATCCAAACCACTATGGGAACTTCACCTTCTCAACATCAAAACCTCAACTGCAGAATCAGTTGGAATATTCAGAATCCACCATTCACTTGGTGACGGTACTTCTCTTATATCATTTCTCATCGCATGTACTCGCAAAACCTCGGACCCTAATGCATTGCCAACAGTCCCTACAACAAATAAGAAGAATGTTTCTGTCTCAAATGCGCGCAAATGTTCAACTCTTGTCTCGTTTTGGATGAGTGTTTTATCGGGGGTTAGTTTGATTTGGAACACTTTTGTAGATGTTTTGTTTCTTGTTTTAACCATTTTGTTCCTTAAGGACACACATACTCCTTTAAAAGGCTCAAATGGGGTTGAGCTCAATACCAAGAAGTTTGTTCATCGGACGGTTAGTATGGATGACATTAAACTCATCAAGACTGAAATGAAAACGGTAATATTGTCGTCTTTCTCATTTGTATTTTGATTAATGTATGAGTCTACTTAATCATAAGAAATGTTGTTTAACTAGACCGTCAATGATGTTTTGTTGGGGTTGGCACAAGCTGGTATCTCTCGCTACTTGGATCGAGAATATGGTAAGGTTAAATACatcaattattcaatgaatctgaaAAGATAATATTTGATTATAATAGTGATCAAAATAGTACTTATTCATGTATCCTCTGTAGGAGTGGAATATAAAAATGATGGTACCGCGACAAAGAGAAAAAGTAATATCCCTAACAACATTCGCCTAAGGGCTTCGATTCTTATTAACATTAGACCTTCTCCCGGAATTCAGGTAAATTTGGTTTCTAAAATAGTTTGAACTAATGAATCATTGTTTGTGTTTAATTAACTCATAGGTTATGTTAATTAGGATTTAGCAGATATGATGGCTGAGAAAGGAAAAGCCAAATGGGGTAACAAAATGGGATATGTAACTTGTCCTTTTAATATTGTCTTACATGAAGATCCATTGGAATATGTTCGTCAAGCTAAGGCCACAATTGACAGAAAAAAACACTCTTTGGAAGCTATTTGCTCTTATGCTTGTGCAAAATTGGTTCTCTATTTATTTGGAGCTAAGGTATATTTTCACAATAGTCTGATATAGATCTAATTTGTCTGTAGACGAAGTAATAATAATCACTAGAAATTCACACAAACAATAGTGAGTATAAGGGTTCGAACCCTGGTGGTGTTTAACCTAACTATATCGTCTTTTATCAGTTGAGTTAGGATTTGCGGACTTGttgaaatttttttaacatttagGGTTTGTATACAGGTTGCAGGTGCTATAACAAGAAGAGTTTTATTTCACACTACTATAGCCTTTTCTAATGTGGCTGGTCCAGTGGAAGAAATTAGCTTCTATGGACATCCTGTTGCATACATTGCTCCAAGTGTATATGGACATCCACATGTAAGCATCATCATTCTTTTGGAGGTGTAAATAGGAAGTGATTTTATCAATAACTTTAGAGTTACTataatatgtttatttattttgcaGGCACTAACCATTCATTTTCAAAGTTATGCTAATCAGATGACAATTTCTCTGGCAGTGGATCCAACCATCATTCCAAATCCTTACCTCCTATGTGATGATTTAGAAGAATCACTCAAACTCATTTGTGATAATGTTGTTAAGAAAAAGCACATTGCTGAAATAATTTAAAACTAAAGAATTTAATTATAGGTTCttacaaaactttcaaaaaaatcaTGAGTTATTTTTTTAACCAAGAATCAGATACTAAAATGACCAAATTACTTAAAAATCAACTTAGTGAGTTATTTACAGaacttataatttttattaatgctATTTCTATTACTATATTTTATCTATACCTCCAATATCCATAGATAGACTCAAACTAAGACTCATAATATTCATGTTCCGATTTTGCATCTATGTATCGGTTTAGAATTTTGTCATATATATAGTTAAATTTGTAATCCGATATGACATTGCTATTTGTgttcaaacacaattcaaattgTTTGTGCGATTCCCTCAATTCGTGACACCATGTATTTACAATAGAGTGAATTTCTTCGTCGATGCCACAAAAGTTGAATAAACCATGAAATTATGTTACAATATATAATGTCGGGATTCGCCCTGATAATAATTGTTGGGAAATTATATGTTTTATGTAATtaatatcatttaattttttgCAAAAGGCTAcatgaataataaatataaatggtAGACTAACTGAATATTTTAAAGAAGAGTCAACTCTCACACTCATCTTTTCTAGCATGGAAAGAGTACATCAATAGTGACACTATCTTTTTCAAAACCTATCCTTACAATGAAATTTCAAAGTCATAAGAAGGCGAAAACATAtattaatcaaataataataacttACATAACCCAAACTTCAACTCAAATGTATCAatgttcacacacacacacacaccattATCTTCAATTCACAAATCATTTTTATATATAGATCCATTTGTATTGCAAAGTTTGCAGCACCATACACATTTTCCATTTCCTTCCAATTCTCTTCAAAAAATGAATCTGATATGTTTAACATGCTTTCATGTTTTCCTTCTCTTTACTGCTACACTAACACTGCTATGTCTCCAACATAAGAATACTGCTAGTGCCTTAGGAAATGACACAGACCAATTGTCATTACTAAGATTCAAAGAAACAATACTAGAGGACCCTTTTGATATCTTGAAATCATGGAACACTTCAACTTACTTTTGCAACTGGCATGGAGTCACATGCAGCCTTAAGCATCAAAGGGTCACTTCTTTGAACCTACAAGGGTATGCCTTACTTGGATTCATACCACCTGAAATTGGAAACCTCACCTTTCTCAGATATGTTAACCTTCAAAACAACAGCTTCTATGGTGAAATCCCACAAGAAATTGGCCATTTGTTCAGGCTGCAGGAGCTGTATCTGACCAATAACACGTTCAAGGGTCGAATTCCAACGAACTTAACCTCGAAAGATTGAGTTTAACAGGAAACAAACTAGTTGGAAAGATACCAAAGGAGCTTGGTTATCTAACTAACCTAGAAATTTTGTCTATTGGCATGAACAATTTGAGTGGTGAAATTCCTGCATCTATAGGAAATCTTTCATCTCTTAGAGTTCTCACTTTAGGAATCAATAATTTGGAGGGAAATTTACCTGAAGAGATAGGCTATCTGAAAAGCTTGACACATATCTCTATTGCATCAAACAAACTATATGGTATGCTTCCTCTTACATTATTTAATATGTCA from Vicia villosa cultivar HV-30 ecotype Madison, WI linkage group LG4, Vvil1.0, whole genome shotgun sequence encodes the following:
- the LOC131596146 gene encoding wax ester synthase/diacylglycerol acyltransferase 11-like, with the translated sequence MAMAMAYSRDGEGLSPAGRLFHSPSFNCYVIAILGCKTDINVEVIKEGLCHTLLKHPRFTSILVKKGRKTRWTQTTIDLDNHIIVPQIDSKPDYPDRFVEDYISNFTKTPLDISKPLWELHLLNIKTSTAESVGIFRIHHSLGDGTSLISFLIACTRKTSDPNALPTVPTTNKKNVSVSNARKCSTLVSFWMSVLSGVSLIWNTFVDVLFLVLTILFLKDTHTPLKGSNGVELNTKKFVHRTVSMDDIKLIKTEMKTTVNDVLLGLAQAGISRYLDREYGVEYKNDGTATKRKSNIPNNIRLRASILINIRPSPGIQDLADMMAEKGKAKWGNKMGYVTCPFNIVLHEDPLEYVRQAKATIDRKKHSLEAICSYACAKLVLYLFGAKVAGAITRRVLFHTTIAFSNVAGPVEEISFYGHPVAYIAPSVYGHPHALTIHFQSYANQMTISLAVDPTIIPNPYLLCDDLEESLKLICDNVVKKKHIAEII